In a single window of the Streptomyces cinnabarinus genome:
- a CDS encoding BMP family lipoprotein: protein MRRTSKLTRIAVGVASIALAATACGGTSSDSDSSSETSGDLGLAIAYDIGGKGDQSFNDAAYAGMQKAQKEFGYKTADIEPTEGETDADKEQRLASLAKQGYNPVIGVGFAYGPAMEAVASKYPDTTFGIVDSVVEGDNVASLVFAEEQASYLAGVAAAKATKTNTVGFVGGVDVPLIHKFEAGYKQGVADTNPKVKVVSQYLTQTAEEGGFSSPDKGKAAAEGQIEKKADVVYAAAGLSGQGVIEAAAKAKVWAIGVDSDQYQQEALSAYKDYILTSALKDVGGAVFTLAESVHDDKPLTGVQTFDLKVDGVGLAESNPKMAEIPGLTDAVAKAKEAIVAGDIKVNTE from the coding sequence ATGCGTCGGACATCCAAACTGACCCGTATCGCGGTGGGGGTCGCGTCGATCGCGCTCGCCGCCACGGCGTGCGGTGGTACGAGCAGCGACAGTGACAGCAGCAGCGAGACCTCCGGCGACCTCGGGCTCGCCATCGCGTACGACATCGGCGGCAAGGGCGACCAGTCCTTCAACGATGCCGCGTACGCCGGTATGCAGAAGGCCCAGAAGGAGTTCGGCTACAAGACCGCCGACATCGAGCCCACCGAGGGTGAGACGGACGCCGACAAGGAGCAGCGTCTGGCCTCCCTCGCCAAGCAGGGCTACAACCCGGTGATCGGCGTCGGCTTCGCCTACGGCCCCGCGATGGAGGCCGTGGCCTCGAAGTACCCGGACACCACCTTCGGCATCGTCGACTCGGTCGTCGAGGGTGACAACGTGGCCTCCCTGGTCTTCGCCGAGGAGCAGGCGTCCTACCTCGCCGGTGTCGCCGCGGCCAAGGCCACCAAGACCAACACCGTGGGCTTCGTGGGTGGCGTGGACGTCCCGCTGATCCACAAGTTCGAGGCCGGCTACAAGCAGGGCGTGGCGGACACCAACCCCAAGGTCAAGGTCGTCTCGCAGTACCTGACCCAGACCGCGGAGGAGGGCGGCTTCTCCAGCCCCGACAAGGGCAAGGCCGCCGCCGAGGGCCAGATCGAGAAGAAGGCGGACGTCGTCTACGCGGCCGCCGGTCTCTCCGGCCAGGGCGTGATCGAGGCCGCCGCCAAGGCGAAGGTCTGGGCGATCGGTGTCGACTCGGACCAGTACCAGCAGGAAGCGCTCTCGGCGTACAAGGACTACATCCTCACCTCCGCCCTCAAGGACGTCGGTGGCGCGGTGTTCACCCTCGCCGAGTCCGTGCACGACGACAAGCCGCTGACCGGTGTCCAGACCTTCGACCTGAAGGTGGACGGCGTCGGCCTCGCGGAGAGCAACCCGAAGATGGCCGAGATCCCGGGTCTGACGGACGCCGTGGCCAAGGCCAAGGAAGCCATCGTCGCGGGCGACATCAAGGTCAACACGGAGTAA
- a CDS encoding S1 family peptidase yields MKRTVALRAAAAALLLATGLGTAQAGAASAAPSATRTEASVSPGMLDAMRRDLGLTEAQAKERLRAEAAAVGTEKAARAAAGRAYGGSWYEASTGRVVVALTDGAKVDDVRELGADTRLVKHSAAALDRAKSRLDSLSAPAGVAGSHVDAEANSVVVTVVRGERNAPAVRDFVERAHRNGPLTVVQTSEAPRTYAAGTVGGDPYYTGNVRCSIGFSVHGGFVTAGHCGQAGASVRGWDGSAMGTFQGSSFPGNDYAYVSIHSGWWTVPVVLGWGTIPDRLVRGSAEAPVGTSICRSGSTTHWRCGTVLAKNETVNYSQGAVHQMTKTSVCAEGGDSGGSFISGDQAQGVTSGGWGNCSSGGQTWFQPVNEILSRYGLTLHTA; encoded by the coding sequence ATGAAACGCACCGTCGCCCTGCGCGCCGCCGCAGCGGCCCTGTTGCTCGCCACCGGACTCGGTACCGCCCAGGCCGGTGCCGCGAGTGCCGCTCCTTCCGCCACGCGGACCGAGGCCTCCGTCTCGCCGGGGATGCTTGACGCCATGCGTCGGGATCTCGGGCTCACCGAGGCACAGGCGAAGGAGCGGCTGCGTGCGGAAGCCGCCGCCGTGGGTACCGAGAAGGCCGCCCGGGCCGCTGCCGGGCGGGCGTACGGCGGCTCGTGGTACGAGGCGTCCACCGGCAGAGTCGTCGTCGCCCTCACCGACGGGGCCAAGGTCGACGACGTGCGCGAACTCGGCGCCGACACACGGCTCGTGAAGCACAGCGCCGCTGCCCTGGACCGCGCCAAGTCACGGCTCGACTCGCTGTCCGCGCCGGCCGGGGTCGCCGGGTCGCACGTCGATGCCGAGGCCAACTCGGTCGTGGTCACCGTTGTGCGCGGCGAGCGGAACGCCCCCGCGGTGCGGGACTTCGTCGAGCGCGCACACCGCAACGGTCCCCTCACCGTCGTGCAGACCTCCGAGGCTCCGCGCACCTACGCCGCCGGCACCGTCGGCGGTGACCCCTACTACACCGGCAACGTCCGCTGCTCGATCGGCTTCTCCGTGCACGGCGGCTTCGTCACGGCCGGCCACTGCGGGCAGGCCGGGGCGTCGGTACGCGGCTGGGACGGCTCGGCCATGGGCACCTTCCAGGGGTCCTCGTTCCCCGGCAATGACTACGCGTACGTCAGCATCCACAGCGGCTGGTGGACCGTACCGGTCGTACTCGGCTGGGGAACCATCCCGGACCGTCTCGTCCGCGGCTCCGCGGAAGCGCCGGTGGGTACGTCCATATGCCGCTCCGGCTCCACCACCCACTGGCGCTGCGGCACCGTCCTGGCGAAGAACGAGACCGTCAACTACAGCCAGGGCGCGGTCCACCAGATGACGAAGACCAGCGTCTGCGCCGAGGGCGGCGACTCCGGTGGCTCCTTCATCAGCGGTGACCAGGCCCAGGGCGTCACCTCCGGCGGCTGGGGCAACTGCTCCAGCGGCGGCCAGACCTGGTTCCAGCCGGTGAACGAGATCCTCTCCCGCTACGGGCTCACCCTCCACACCGCCTGA
- a CDS encoding acylneuraminate cytidylyltransferase — protein MSDSPTGASVRRVLAVIPARGGSKGVPAKNLAPVGGVPLVARAVRECLSARLVTDVVVSTDDQAIASAARSAGAEVVLRPAAIAGDTATSEAAVLHAMDGHEALHGSPVDVVLLVQCTSPFVIREDIDGVAAAVVENGADTAVTVAPFHGFVWRDAEEPAEGGVGVNHDKSYRPRRQDRPQDYLETGAAYAMDAAGFRKHNHRFFGRTELVRTDPARVLEIDDPHDLARARALAPLFDADRPGSLPTADDIDAVVLDFDGTQTDDRVLIDADGKEFVSVHRGDGLGIAALRKSELRMLILSTEQNPVVAARARKLQIPVLHGIDRKDLALKQWCEEQGIAPERVLYVGNDVNDLPCFALVGWPVAVASAHDVVRGAARAVTTVPGGDGAIREIASWILGPSLDSLTK, from the coding sequence ATGTCCGACTCGCCGACCGGCGCCTCCGTACGCCGTGTGCTCGCGGTGATTCCCGCCCGCGGTGGCTCCAAGGGTGTGCCCGCGAAGAACCTCGCCCCCGTCGGCGGTGTGCCGCTGGTCGCCCGTGCCGTGCGCGAATGCCTGTCCGCCCGGCTGGTGACCGATGTGGTCGTCTCCACCGACGACCAGGCGATCGCCTCAGCGGCCCGCTCCGCCGGTGCCGAGGTCGTGCTGCGGCCCGCCGCCATCGCCGGGGACACCGCCACCTCCGAGGCCGCCGTGCTGCACGCCATGGACGGCCACGAGGCGCTGCACGGCTCCCCGGTCGACGTGGTGCTGCTAGTGCAGTGCACCAGCCCGTTCGTGATCCGCGAGGACATCGACGGAGTCGCGGCGGCGGTCGTGGAGAACGGCGCCGACACCGCGGTCACCGTGGCCCCCTTCCACGGCTTCGTCTGGCGCGACGCCGAGGAGCCCGCGGAGGGCGGCGTCGGCGTCAACCATGACAAGTCCTACCGCCCCCGCCGCCAGGACCGCCCCCAGGACTACCTGGAGACCGGCGCCGCCTACGCGATGGACGCGGCGGGCTTCCGCAAGCACAACCACCGCTTCTTCGGCCGTACGGAACTCGTCCGCACCGACCCGGCCCGGGTCCTGGAGATCGACGACCCGCACGACCTCGCGCGCGCCCGCGCCCTCGCGCCCCTGTTCGACGCGGACCGCCCCGGTTCGCTGCCGACCGCCGATGACATCGACGCGGTCGTCCTGGACTTCGACGGCACCCAGACCGATGACCGGGTGCTGATCGACGCCGATGGAAAGGAGTTCGTCTCCGTGCACCGCGGAGACGGCCTCGGCATCGCGGCCCTACGCAAGAGCGAGTTGCGGATGCTGATCCTGTCCACGGAGCAGAACCCGGTCGTAGCCGCCCGCGCACGCAAGCTCCAGATCCCCGTGCTGCACGGCATCGACCGCAAAGACCTCGCGCTGAAGCAGTGGTGCGAGGAGCAGGGCATCGCGCCGGAGCGCGTGCTCTACGTCGGCAACGACGTCAACGACCTCCCGTGCTTCGCCCTCGTGGGCTGGCCCGTGGCGGTCGCGAGCGCCCACGACGTCGTACGCGGCGCCGCACGCGCGGTCACCACCGTCCCCGGTGGCGACGGCGCCATCCGAGAGATCGCCAGCTGGATCCTCGGCCCCTCTCTCGATTCCCTCACCAAGTAA
- a CDS encoding PH domain-containing protein has protein sequence MVGVNSGGVGDVVLRSRWRRALWGVVGITAAGVLLAALGLALGGPAPLAGAGALFLGLGLAALRSATAEVRADARGIHTRGRTTPWPDVADLRVRVKTWPRGEESRHVLVAPPQGPARQLPLPVGWGGADQDFDTGLEALRALHRRHGNPESDHLVVVSRRTAGRGSVWSPVLCVLLLAGAGLTAWFVPRADADRRAWEAAVPCAAATPAEDRRECLTRIPAVIERTDDDGPKRGGVLYFADDRPVDRLRVSQEAVQEFGPGDEVELTAWRGEVREIAGSRYVWREHVAPPGDLAAVSAGLALAAGYPAARMLTRRRGRRLPDGEVLPSALPFAAVLAGTGAWLLPLCHRHPTTLLDSPTTIIWAVAGTAASLGMAALAWRATRVRPPGDTDAPAEQGEVFVRAHFLESTDYNPHGFGTHIALGGDEPPAVTPGPDRFAARTVPARRLTVRQVRRARGTDGDLVPRSWHIAELDDAGTPVRLAAAPADLTRVLRALAAAGTLEDASTPGSDR, from the coding sequence ATGGTCGGCGTGAACAGCGGTGGTGTGGGTGACGTCGTCCTTCGGTCGCGATGGCGGCGGGCCCTCTGGGGTGTCGTCGGGATCACGGCCGCCGGCGTCCTCCTCGCCGCCCTCGGCCTCGCCCTGGGCGGTCCGGCGCCGCTGGCCGGTGCCGGCGCGCTCTTCCTCGGCCTCGGTCTCGCCGCGCTGCGCTCCGCCACCGCCGAGGTCCGCGCCGACGCCCGCGGCATCCACACCCGGGGCCGGACCACGCCCTGGCCGGACGTCGCCGACCTGCGCGTACGGGTGAAGACCTGGCCCCGGGGCGAGGAGTCCCGGCACGTCCTCGTGGCCCCGCCCCAGGGGCCCGCGCGACAGCTGCCCCTGCCCGTCGGGTGGGGCGGCGCCGACCAGGACTTCGACACCGGCCTGGAGGCGTTGCGCGCCCTGCACCGGCGCCATGGAAACCCCGAGTCGGACCATCTCGTCGTCGTCTCCCGGCGCACCGCCGGACGCGGCTCGGTCTGGTCGCCGGTCCTGTGTGTCCTGCTGCTGGCGGGCGCGGGCCTCACCGCCTGGTTCGTCCCCCGGGCCGACGCCGACCGGCGGGCGTGGGAGGCGGCCGTCCCGTGCGCCGCCGCGACCCCCGCCGAGGACCGGCGCGAGTGCCTGACGCGCATCCCGGCCGTGATCGAGCGGACCGACGACGACGGGCCGAAGCGCGGCGGCGTGCTGTACTTCGCCGACGACCGCCCAGTCGACCGGCTCCGGGTCTCGCAGGAGGCGGTTCAGGAGTTCGGGCCCGGGGACGAGGTGGAGCTCACCGCCTGGCGCGGCGAGGTGCGGGAGATCGCCGGGAGCCGCTACGTCTGGCGCGAGCATGTCGCCCCGCCCGGTGACCTGGCCGCCGTATCGGCCGGACTCGCCCTCGCCGCCGGATACCCCGCCGCCCGGATGCTGACGCGCCGCCGCGGCCGCCGCCTCCCCGACGGCGAGGTCCTGCCCTCGGCCCTGCCCTTCGCCGCCGTCCTCGCCGGGACCGGAGCCTGGCTGCTGCCGCTGTGCCACCGCCACCCCACGACCCTCCTCGACTCGCCCACGACGATCATCTGGGCGGTCGCGGGCACCGCCGCCTCGCTGGGCATGGCCGCCCTGGCCTGGCGCGCCACCCGGGTCCGGCCCCCCGGCGACACGGACGCCCCCGCCGAGCAGGGGGAAGTCTTCGTGCGTGCCCACTTCCTGGAGTCGACCGACTACAACCCGCACGGCTTCGGCACCCACATCGCCCTCGGCGGCGACGAGCCGCCCGCGGTGACCCCCGGCCCCGACCGTTTCGCCGCACGGACCGTCCCCGCCCGGCGGCTCACCGTCAGGCAGGTGCGCCGGGCCCGGGGCACCGACGGCGACCTCGTGCCCCGGAGCTGGCACATCGCCGAGCTCGACGACGCCGGCACCCCGGTCCGCCTGGCCGCCGCCCCGGCCGATCTGACCCGCGTCCTGCGCGCCCTGGCGGCCGCAGGAACGCTCGAGGACGCCTCGACTCCGGGTTCCGACAGATGA
- a CDS encoding class I SAM-dependent DNA methyltransferase yields MTDPTTDPDFVRATRTSYDAIATPYTDRHPDSLAGHPLERALLAAFAEQVRAHGTAPVGDLGSGPGDVTARLHALGVPVFGVDVSPRMVALAREAHPHLRFHVGTMTSLDLPDETLGGITALYSTIHIPTDHLTAAFAEFHRVLVPGGHALLSFQTGDSDELMHLTERFGKDISLHYYLRTPETVEAHLGKAGLQVRARVVREPVEEETRARAFLLVRRCGG; encoded by the coding sequence GTGACGGATCCGACCACAGACCCGGACTTCGTACGGGCCACCAGGACGTCGTACGACGCGATAGCCACCCCCTACACCGACCGCCACCCCGACAGCCTGGCCGGGCATCCCCTGGAGCGGGCTCTGCTGGCCGCCTTCGCCGAGCAGGTACGCGCGCACGGTACGGCGCCGGTGGGCGACCTGGGCAGCGGTCCCGGCGATGTCACCGCCCGGCTGCACGCCCTCGGCGTCCCGGTCTTCGGGGTGGACGTCTCCCCGCGGATGGTGGCGCTGGCCCGCGAGGCCCATCCGCACCTGCGCTTCCACGTCGGCACGATGACGTCCCTCGACCTGCCGGACGAGACGCTGGGCGGCATCACCGCCCTGTACTCGACCATCCACATCCCGACGGACCACCTGACGGCGGCCTTCGCCGAGTTCCACCGCGTCCTGGTCCCGGGCGGCCACGCCCTCCTCTCCTTCCAGACCGGCGACTCAGACGAACTCATGCACCTGACGGAACGGTTCGGCAAGGACATCTCCCTGCACTACTACCTGCGCACGCCGGAGACGGTGGAGGCCCACCTGGGCAAGGCGGGCCTCCAGGTCCGGGCGAGGGTGGTGCGGGAGCCGGTGGAGGAGGAGACGAGGGCTCGGGCGTTCTTGCTGGTCAGGCGGTGTGGAGGGTGA
- a CDS encoding M20 family metallopeptidase codes for MSVESEADLPGDAGEALLPGTLPESLRAELVAFRRDLHMHPELGNQEFRTTAAIKERLERAGLEPRVLAVGTGLVCDIGNWDDGLPALALRADIDALPIPDAKTECAYRSTVPDRAHACGHDVHTTVVLGAGLVLADLHRKGLLPRPVRLIFQPAEEVLPGGAADSIECGVLEGVGRIVAVHCDPRVDAGRIGIREGAITSACDRLEIALDGPGGHTARPHLTTDLVTAVARVVTDVPALVARRVDTRSGLAVTWGRIESGHAPNVIPQHAELSGTVRCLDLNAWRQAPDIVVAAIDEVANLHRAKSEITYVRGVPPVVNDPGITELLRDAMIARRGPESVEGTEQSLGGEDFSWYLEHVPGAMARLGVRTPGERTIRDLHQGDFDVDEHAITVGVELFTAAALIDL; via the coding sequence ATGTCCGTAGAGTCCGAGGCCGATCTGCCGGGGGACGCCGGGGAAGCACTGCTTCCCGGCACGCTGCCCGAGTCGCTGCGTGCCGAACTCGTCGCGTTCCGTCGCGACTTGCACATGCACCCCGAGCTCGGCAACCAGGAGTTCCGTACCACCGCCGCGATCAAGGAGCGCCTTGAGCGGGCGGGTCTTGAGCCGCGGGTGCTCGCCGTCGGGACCGGCCTCGTCTGTGACATCGGCAACTGGGACGACGGGCTGCCCGCGCTCGCCCTGCGGGCCGACATCGACGCCCTGCCCATCCCGGACGCCAAGACGGAGTGCGCGTACCGCTCGACCGTGCCGGACCGGGCCCACGCCTGCGGGCACGACGTGCACACCACCGTGGTGCTCGGTGCCGGGCTCGTCCTCGCCGACCTGCACCGCAAGGGCCTGCTGCCGCGGCCGGTGCGGCTGATCTTCCAGCCCGCCGAGGAAGTGCTGCCCGGCGGCGCCGCCGACTCCATCGAGTGCGGGGTGCTGGAGGGCGTCGGCCGGATCGTCGCCGTGCACTGCGACCCCCGGGTGGACGCCGGGAGGATCGGTATCCGCGAGGGTGCCATCACCTCCGCCTGCGACCGGCTGGAGATCGCGCTGGACGGCCCCGGCGGCCACACCGCGCGCCCCCATCTGACCACCGACCTGGTCACCGCGGTCGCCCGTGTCGTCACGGACGTGCCCGCACTGGTCGCCCGGCGCGTGGACACCCGTAGCGGACTGGCCGTGACCTGGGGCCGGATCGAGTCGGGCCACGCCCCGAACGTCATCCCGCAGCACGCCGAGCTCTCCGGCACCGTGCGCTGCCTGGACCTCAACGCCTGGCGGCAGGCCCCCGACATCGTGGTCGCCGCGATCGACGAGGTCGCCAACCTGCACCGGGCCAAGTCCGAGATCACCTACGTCCGTGGCGTCCCGCCCGTGGTCAACGACCCCGGGATCACCGAACTCCTCCGCGACGCCATGATCGCCCGCCGCGGCCCCGAGTCCGTCGAGGGCACCGAGCAGAGCCTCGGCGGCGAGGACTTCTCCTGGTACCTGGAGCACGTCCCCGGCGCCATGGCCCGCCTCGGCGTCCGCACCCCGGGCGAGCGCACCATCCGCGATCTCCACCAGGGCGACTTCGATGTGGACGAGCACGCGATCACGGTGGGTGTGGAGCTGTTCACGGCGGCGGCCCTGATCGATCTCTGA
- a CDS encoding BMP family lipoprotein: MRRISRITVAGAATASLALALSACGGTSTESGSSDSKGDKGLAIAYDVGGKGDQSFNDAAFAGLEQAKKEFGYETQDVEPTEGETDADKQQRLESLAKQGYNPVVGVGYAYAAAVKGAAEKFPDTTFGIVDDSTVESKNVADLVFSEEEASYLAGVAAAKSTKTNTVGFVGGVDIPLIHKFQAGFEQGVKDTNPKAKVLSQYLTQTAEEGGFSSPDKGKTAAEGQIEKKADVVYAAAGLSGQGVIEAAAANKVWAIGVDSDQYSQEALAKYKDSILTSAMKDVAKAVYNLAKSVEDGKPETGIVRGDLKSGEVSLANSNPKFADNAELQAAIETAKEKIINGEIKVKSS; encoded by the coding sequence ATGCGCCGGATTTCCCGGATCACGGTCGCAGGCGCAGCGACCGCCTCTCTGGCCCTCGCGCTCTCCGCCTGTGGCGGCACCTCGACCGAGAGCGGCTCGTCCGACTCCAAGGGCGACAAGGGCCTGGCCATCGCGTACGACGTCGGCGGCAAGGGCGACCAGTCCTTCAACGACGCCGCGTTCGCGGGCCTGGAGCAGGCGAAGAAGGAGTTCGGCTACGAGACGCAGGATGTCGAGCCCACCGAGGGCGAGACCGACGCGGACAAGCAGCAGCGTCTCGAGTCGCTGGCCAAGCAGGGCTACAACCCGGTCGTGGGTGTCGGCTACGCCTACGCCGCCGCCGTCAAGGGCGCCGCGGAGAAGTTCCCGGACACCACCTTCGGCATCGTGGACGACTCCACCGTCGAGTCGAAGAACGTGGCCGACCTGGTCTTCTCCGAGGAGGAGGCCTCCTACCTCGCCGGTGTCGCCGCCGCCAAGAGCACCAAGACCAATACCGTGGGCTTCGTGGGCGGCGTGGACATCCCGCTGATCCACAAGTTCCAGGCCGGCTTCGAGCAGGGCGTCAAGGACACCAACCCCAAGGCGAAGGTCCTCTCCCAGTACCTCACGCAGACCGCGGAGGAGGGTGGCTTCTCCAGCCCTGACAAGGGCAAGACGGCCGCCGAGGGCCAGATCGAGAAGAAGGCGGACGTCGTCTACGCGGCCGCCGGTCTCTCCGGCCAGGGCGTGATCGAGGCCGCCGCCGCCAACAAGGTGTGGGCCATCGGTGTCGACTCCGACCAGTACAGCCAGGAAGCCCTCGCCAAGTACAAGGACTCGATCCTCACGTCGGCGATGAAGGACGTCGCCAAGGCGGTGTACAACCTGGCGAAGTCGGTCGAGGACGGGAAGCCCGAGACCGGTATCGTTCGTGGCGATCTGAAGAGCGGCGAGGTGAGCCTCGCGAACTCCAACCCGAAGTTCGCCGACAACGCCGAGCTCCAGGCAGCCATCGAGACGGCCAAGGAGAAGATCATCAACGGCGAGATCAAGGTCAAGAGCAGCTGA
- a CDS encoding N-acetylneuraminate synthase family protein, translated as MSNSRLRTFGSSRLAGPGQPVYICGEIGINHNGELENAFKLIDVAAEAGCDAVKFQKRTPEICTPRDQWDIERDTPWGRMTYIDYRHRVEFGEDEYRRIDEYCKEKGIAWFASPWDTEAVAFLEKFDVPAHKVASASLTDDELLRSLRATGRTVILSSGMSTPKQIRHAVEVLGSDNILLCHATSTYPAKADELNLRVINTLQDEYPNVPIGYSGHETGLQTTLAAVALGATFVERHITLDRAMWGSDQAASVEPQGLQRLVRDIRTIEASLGDGVKKVYDSELGPMKKLRRVQGVIAEAEIAAAAGEPVSV; from the coding sequence ATGAGCAACTCCCGTCTTCGCACGTTCGGTTCGTCCCGCCTCGCGGGCCCCGGTCAGCCCGTCTACATCTGCGGCGAGATCGGCATCAACCACAACGGCGAGCTGGAGAACGCCTTCAAGCTGATCGACGTGGCGGCCGAGGCCGGCTGCGACGCCGTGAAGTTCCAGAAGCGCACCCCCGAGATCTGCACCCCGCGCGACCAGTGGGACATCGAGCGCGACACCCCCTGGGGCCGGATGACCTACATCGACTACCGCCACCGGGTGGAGTTCGGTGAGGACGAGTACCGCCGGATCGACGAGTACTGCAAGGAGAAGGGGATCGCCTGGTTCGCCTCCCCGTGGGACACCGAGGCCGTCGCCTTCCTGGAGAAGTTCGACGTCCCCGCCCACAAGGTGGCCTCCGCCTCCCTGACGGACGACGAGCTGCTGCGATCCCTGCGCGCCACGGGCCGCACGGTCATCCTGTCCTCCGGCATGTCGACCCCGAAGCAGATCCGCCACGCGGTCGAGGTCCTGGGCAGCGACAACATCCTGCTCTGCCACGCCACGTCGACCTACCCGGCCAAGGCCGACGAGCTCAACCTCCGCGTGATCAACACCCTCCAGGACGAGTACCCGAACGTCCCGATCGGCTACTCCGGCCACGAGACGGGCCTGCAGACCACGCTGGCCGCCGTCGCGCTCGGCGCCACCTTCGTCGAGCGTCACATCACCCTCGACCGCGCCATGTGGGGCTCGGACCAGGCCGCGTCCGTCGAGCCGCAGGGCCTGCAGCGCCTGGTGCGCGACATCCGCACCATCGAGGCGTCCCTCGGCGACGGCGTCAAGAAGGTCTACGACTCCGAGCTCGGCCCGATGAAGAAGCTGCGCCGCGTCCAGGGCGTCATCGCCGAGGCGGAGATCGCCGCGGCGGCCGGCGAGCCGGTGTCGGTCTGA